A window of Chloroflexota bacterium genomic DNA:
CGTCCAACTACGTCTACATGATCGCCAACTTCAAATACATCTACAGTAACCTGATCGCCTTCGTTCACATCTGGCTTTTTAGCCTGAAATTCACGCAAAAAGCGCACAGGTGGCAAATTATTGCGTTGTAGATGTCCAAGTTGACCACCTGTCAGACGCCGAGGTTTCGATTCACCAAAACCCAGCTGCACTGCAGAATATCCATCTTTATCGATGGTGCGCACCTGGGTAACATAGCAAGGCCCAGCTTCGATCAATGTAATCGGGACAGCTTCACCGATATCATTGAAAATCTGGGTCATGCCAATTTTCTTTCCAATCAGCCCTTTCAACATCTCAATTGTTCTCCTTGTTTTTTCTTAGACCCGCGGCAAATTCAAATGCCACATTCGGGTCTGGTATCAAAGGACTGCCAGTCTGGGCTTGACCGCATCATC
This region includes:
- the rplC gene encoding 50S ribosomal protein L3, producing MLKGLIGKKIGMTQIFNDIGEAVPITLIEAGPCYVTQVRTIDKDGYSAVQLGFGESKPRRLTGGQLGHLQRNNLPPVRFLREFQAKKPDVNEGDQVTVDVFEVGDHVDVVGRSKGRGFAGAVKRYGFRGGPKTHGQSDRHRAVGSIGATSGTGRVFPGKRMPGHMGNQRITAQNLKIVLVDAERNLIGVRGAVPGPKGGLVLIKESRKQ